Proteins from one Nakamurella multipartita DSM 44233 genomic window:
- a CDS encoding GlsB/YeaQ/YmgE family stress response membrane protein — protein sequence MTVTGIISAIIIGAIIGALGRLLLPGKQNIPIWLTIVVGIIAALVGTFLARALGIPTQTSGIDWLELIVQLIVAVIAVAVVASLYGRRTGVRGSR from the coding sequence ATGACCGTCACCGGAATCATCTCGGCCATCATCATCGGCGCCATCATCGGCGCGTTGGGTCGGCTGCTGCTGCCCGGCAAGCAGAACATCCCGATCTGGCTGACCATCGTGGTCGGCATCATCGCCGCGCTGGTCGGCACGTTCCTGGCCCGCGCCCTGGGCATCCCGACCCAGACCAGCGGCATCGACTGGCTGGAACTGATCGTGCAGCTGATCGTCGCGGTCATCGCCGTCGCCGTGGTGGCCAGCCTCTACGGCCGGCGCACCGGGGTACGCGGCTCGCGGTAA